Proteins from one Amycolatopsis endophytica genomic window:
- a CDS encoding arsenate reductase/protein-tyrosine-phosphatase family protein, producing the protein MITPEVLFVCVHNAGRSQMAAALLDHHAAGRVTVRSAGSAPAESINPAVVEVIAELGLDLSREFPKPLTTEAVHAADVVVTMGCGDACPVFPGKRYLDWQLDDPAGQDADAVRRIRDEIDRRVRALLAELLPG; encoded by the coding sequence ATGATCACGCCCGAGGTCCTGTTCGTCTGCGTGCACAACGCCGGCCGCTCCCAGATGGCCGCCGCCCTGCTCGACCACCACGCCGCCGGGCGGGTCACCGTCCGCTCCGCCGGATCAGCCCCCGCCGAAAGCATCAATCCGGCCGTCGTGGAAGTCATCGCCGAACTCGGCCTCGACCTGTCCCGCGAGTTCCCGAAACCCCTCACCACCGAGGCCGTCCACGCCGCCGACGTCGTGGTCACCATGGGCTGCGGCGACGCCTGCCCCGTCTTCCCCGGCAAGCGCTACCTCGACTGGCAGCTGGACGACCCCGCGGGCCAGGACGCCGACGCGGTGCGCCGCATCCGCGACGAGATCGACCGCCGCGTCCGCGCGCTCCTGGCGGAACTCCTGCCAGGGTGA
- a CDS encoding GOLPH3/VPS74 family protein, producing the protein MTDTLLVEDLMLLLLDDETGTPAGAGTLHYTLGGAVLVDLALRGRIGTDGDDRRLNGPRVFVTGEGPLRDPLLQTVYDRIAERPQRVQPLLLAIGGGLREPVIERLLERGLIRHEKRRVLGLFRMNALPAADGRREAGLRERIGAALEDGEDPDARTAALIALLSASGALPAVRPALPRSRTALARAKDFEKGNWGAEAVSTAVTRTAAAIAAAGAAAAAAVTVTTTS; encoded by the coding sequence ATGACGGACACGCTGCTCGTCGAGGACCTGATGCTGCTGTTGCTCGACGACGAGACGGGGACTCCGGCCGGGGCCGGCACCCTGCACTACACCCTGGGCGGCGCCGTGCTCGTCGACCTGGCCCTGCGCGGCAGGATCGGGACCGACGGCGACGACCGGAGGCTGAACGGACCGCGGGTGTTCGTGACCGGGGAGGGGCCGCTGCGGGATCCCCTGCTCCAGACCGTGTACGACCGGATCGCCGAGCGGCCCCAGCGCGTCCAGCCGCTCCTGCTCGCCATCGGTGGCGGATTGCGGGAACCGGTGATCGAACGGCTGCTGGAGCGGGGCCTCATCCGCCACGAGAAGCGGCGGGTGCTGGGGTTGTTCCGGATGAACGCCCTGCCCGCCGCGGACGGCCGCCGCGAAGCCGGACTGCGGGAACGGATCGGGGCGGCGCTGGAAGACGGCGAAGACCCCGACGCGCGCACCGCGGCGCTGATCGCGCTGCTGTCGGCGAGCGGTGCGCTGCCCGCTGTCCGGCCCGCCCTTCCCCGCTCCCGCACGGCGCTCGCCCGGGCGAAGGACTTCGAGAAGGGCAACTGGGGAGCCGAAGCCGTGAGCACCGCGGTCACCCGCACCGCCGCCGCGATCGCCGCCGCCGGCGCGGCCGCCGCGGCGGCGGTCACGGTCACCACGACCAGCTAG
- a CDS encoding helix-turn-helix domain-containing protein, translating into MAWSTREIAALAGTSLRAVRHYHEVGLLPEPERRANGYKQYGVAHLVRLLRIRRLTDLGFSLARIAEMGDGDGHPEEALRALDAELAATIERLQRMRAELGLILRRSAPTDLPPDLAPATANAGLSEADRALVVVATRVLGPEGLRVYSDMLGNLPEDPVHAEFDRLPADAGDAVRQDLAERMVPCVRDLYARNPGLRDLGSDAPGGAGFAGRTVGQAMLDLYHPAQLDVLRRLHTLLNGP; encoded by the coding sequence GTGGCGTGGAGCACCCGTGAGATCGCCGCGCTGGCCGGCACGAGCCTGCGGGCGGTGCGGCACTACCACGAGGTGGGGCTGCTCCCCGAGCCCGAGCGGCGCGCCAACGGCTACAAGCAGTACGGCGTCGCCCACCTCGTGCGGCTGCTGCGGATCAGGCGGCTGACCGATCTGGGGTTCTCGCTGGCCCGGATCGCCGAGATGGGCGACGGCGACGGCCATCCGGAGGAGGCGTTGCGCGCCCTCGACGCCGAGCTGGCCGCCACGATCGAACGGCTCCAGCGGATGCGGGCCGAACTCGGGCTCATCCTGCGCCGCTCCGCACCGACCGATCTGCCGCCCGACCTCGCCCCGGCGACCGCGAACGCGGGCCTGTCCGAGGCCGACCGCGCCCTCGTCGTCGTCGCGACCCGCGTACTCGGTCCGGAGGGGCTGCGGGTCTACTCGGACATGCTGGGGAACCTGCCGGAGGACCCGGTGCACGCCGAGTTCGACCGCCTGCCCGCCGACGCCGGTGACGCGGTCCGGCAGGATCTGGCCGAGCGGATGGTCCCCTGCGTCCGCGACCTCTACGCCCGCAACCCGGGACTGCGCGACCTCGGCTCCGACGCCCCCGGTGGGGCGGGCTTCGCCGGGCGGACGGTCGGCCAGGCCATGCTCGACCTCTACCACCCCGCGCAGCTCGACGTCCTCCGTCGGCTGCACACCCTGCTCAACGGACCCTGA
- the arsM gene encoding arsenite methyltransferase → MNEELRDQVRDRYAAAARTAGAGVSCCGGESADLTGGLYDEAERSSLPEEAVLASLGCGNPLAVAELREGETVLDLGSGGGIDVLLSARRVGPGGRVYGLDMTEEMLALALANAEKAGAANVDFLKGHIEAIPLPADRVDVIISNCVVNLSVDKPAVFAEMFRVLKPGGRVGVSDVVAEDHLSPADRAERGDYVGCIAGALSFAEYREGLTAAGFTEVEITPTHEAAEGMHAAIVRAVKPRSASPGRELPLLTEPGGCCG, encoded by the coding sequence ATGAACGAGGAACTGCGTGACCAAGTGCGGGACCGGTATGCCGCGGCCGCGCGGACGGCGGGTGCCGGTGTTTCGTGCTGCGGCGGTGAGTCCGCCGACCTGACCGGCGGCCTGTACGACGAGGCGGAGCGGTCGTCCTTGCCGGAGGAAGCGGTGCTGGCGAGCCTGGGCTGCGGCAACCCGCTGGCGGTGGCCGAGCTGCGGGAGGGCGAGACCGTGCTCGACCTCGGTTCCGGCGGCGGGATCGACGTGCTGCTCTCCGCCCGCCGCGTCGGGCCGGGCGGCCGGGTCTACGGGCTGGACATGACCGAGGAGATGCTGGCGCTGGCGCTGGCCAACGCGGAGAAGGCGGGCGCCGCGAACGTGGACTTCCTCAAGGGCCACATCGAGGCGATCCCGCTGCCCGCCGACCGCGTCGACGTGATCATCTCCAACTGCGTGGTCAACCTGTCCGTGGACAAGCCGGCCGTGTTCGCCGAGATGTTCCGCGTCCTGAAACCCGGCGGGCGGGTCGGCGTGTCCGACGTCGTCGCCGAGGACCACCTCAGTCCGGCCGACCGCGCCGAGCGCGGCGACTACGTCGGCTGCATCGCGGGCGCCCTCTCGTTCGCCGAGTACCGGGAGGGCCTGACGGCCGCCGGGTTCACCGAGGTGGAGATCACGCCGACGCACGAGGCCGCGGAGGGGATGCACGCGGCGATCGTGCGCGCCGTCAAACCCCGGTCGGCGTCTCCGGGGCGGGAACTGCCGCTGCTCACCGAACCCGGCGGGTGCTGTGGCTGA
- a CDS encoding erythromycin esterase family protein has protein sequence MPGFRGEIAALATPLRGPGDFDVLLDRIGDARVVMLGEASHGTHEFYRWRALLTQRLIAERGFSFVAVEGDWPDCDRVDRAVRCRADAPDDPRVALAAFERWPTWMWANEEVVDFCRWLRVHNVRRDEHERAGFHGLDVYSLWESLREILVHLRDHDPEQVPAALAAYRCFEPYGERPHDYARATRLVPSGCENEVVDLLVRLRGRAGPDGAERFGAWQNAEVVAGAERYYRAMVGGGSEAWNVRDRHMDDTLDRLLDHYGPDSKAVVWAHNTHVGDARATDRAAAGEVTIGRLARERHGHGDVVLVGFGSHEGTVIAGDAWGSPMREMTVPPGRPGSVEETLHRSAPERALFVFPRTGRPDVLTATLPHRAIGVVYHPERERWGNYVPTVLGDRYDALLWFGRTRAVHPLHLRQADTLEPETYPSGT, from the coding sequence ATGCCCGGGTTCCGGGGCGAGATCGCCGCACTCGCCACGCCGCTGCGTGGTCCCGGCGATTTCGATGTTCTGCTGGACCGGATCGGGGACGCGCGGGTGGTGATGCTGGGCGAGGCGAGCCACGGCACGCACGAGTTCTACCGGTGGCGGGCGCTGCTCACCCAGCGGCTGATCGCCGAACGCGGGTTCTCCTTCGTCGCGGTCGAGGGCGACTGGCCCGACTGCGACCGCGTCGATCGCGCGGTCCGGTGCCGCGCGGACGCGCCGGACGATCCGCGGGTGGCGCTGGCGGCGTTCGAGCGGTGGCCGACGTGGATGTGGGCCAACGAGGAGGTCGTCGACTTCTGCCGCTGGCTGCGGGTCCACAACGTGCGGCGCGACGAGCACGAGCGCGCCGGGTTCCACGGCCTGGACGTGTACTCGCTGTGGGAGTCGCTGCGCGAGATCCTGGTCCACCTGCGCGACCACGACCCGGAGCAGGTGCCCGCCGCCCTCGCCGCCTACCGCTGCTTCGAACCGTACGGCGAACGCCCCCACGACTACGCGCGCGCCACCCGCCTGGTCCCGTCCGGTTGCGAGAACGAGGTCGTCGACCTGCTGGTGCGGCTGCGGGGCCGCGCCGGCCCGGACGGCGCGGAACGGTTCGGTGCCTGGCAGAACGCCGAAGTGGTCGCCGGGGCGGAACGCTACTACCGCGCGATGGTCGGCGGCGGGAGCGAGGCGTGGAACGTGCGCGACCGGCACATGGACGACACGCTCGACCGCCTGCTGGACCACTACGGCCCGGATTCGAAAGCCGTCGTGTGGGCGCACAACACGCACGTCGGCGACGCCCGCGCGACGGACAGGGCGGCCGCGGGCGAGGTCACCATCGGGCGGCTGGCCCGCGAACGCCACGGCCACGGCGACGTCGTGCTGGTGGGCTTCGGCAGCCACGAGGGCACGGTCATCGCCGGTGACGCGTGGGGCTCGCCGATGCGGGAGATGACCGTCCCACCCGGACGCCCTGGCTCGGTGGAGGAAACCCTGCACCGCTCCGCGCCCGAGCGTGCCCTGTTCGTGTTCCCCCGCACCGGACGGCCCGACGTGCTGACGGCGACGCTGCCGCACCGCGCGATCGGCGTGGTGTACCACCCGGAACGCGAACGGTGGGGCAACTACGTCCCGACGGTGCTCGGCGACCGCTACGACGCGCTGCTGTGGTTCGGCCGCACGCGGGCGGTGCACCCGCTGCACCTGCGCCAGGCGGACACCCTGGAACCGGAGACCTACCCGAGCGGCACGTGA
- a CDS encoding ArsR/SmtB family transcription factor, whose amino-acid sequence MCVKIEVCLDRGVSNQCCSSLAGEPLSEPRAAELARVFKAVADPVRLRLLSLIASHDGGEVCVCDLTGTFALTGPTISHHLRVLREAGLITGERRGTWIYYRAEPETLARLAAVLTPGRAPVSA is encoded by the coding sequence ATGTGCGTCAAAATAGAAGTGTGTTTAGATAGAGGAGTGTCAAATCAGTGTTGTTCGTCCCTGGCCGGCGAACCCCTGTCCGAGCCGCGGGCCGCGGAACTGGCGAGGGTGTTCAAGGCCGTCGCCGACCCGGTGCGGTTGCGGCTGCTGTCGCTGATCGCCTCGCACGACGGCGGCGAGGTGTGCGTATGCGATCTGACCGGCACGTTCGCCCTGACCGGCCCGACGATCTCCCACCACCTGAGGGTCCTGCGCGAAGCCGGCCTGATCACCGGTGAGCGGCGCGGCACGTGGATCTACTACCGCGCCGAGCCGGAAACCCTGGCGCGGCTGGCCGCGGTACTGACCCCCGGCCGGGCACCGGTGTCGGCGTGA
- a CDS encoding MFS transporter, with protein MLILDVTVVAIALPNIGTDLSLSRAALTWTISAYTLTFGGLMLLGGRLADLAGAKRNRALGVWSALGGGVAALGVLLGGLLTAGPAWPWVFHVNVPLGLVIVAALARMLPRATATAPRARLDVPGAVLVTASSVALVSALITVGDQGWLTATTGWLVLAAAAGYLLFVVWQRRTRSPLMNVRLLARRPVATGTFLILVATALTIAVFFLGTFYFQHERGFGALRTGLLFLPVALVTMAGAGLTGRLIGR; from the coding sequence ATGCTGATCCTCGACGTCACCGTCGTGGCGATCGCGCTGCCGAACATCGGGACCGACCTCTCCCTCAGCCGCGCGGCGCTGACCTGGACGATCAGCGCCTACACCCTCACCTTCGGCGGCCTGATGCTGCTCGGCGGGCGCCTCGCCGACCTCGCCGGCGCCAAGCGCAACCGTGCGCTGGGCGTGTGGTCCGCGCTGGGCGGCGGGGTCGCGGCTCTCGGTGTGCTGCTGGGCGGGCTGCTCACCGCCGGGCCCGCGTGGCCCTGGGTGTTCCACGTCAACGTGCCCCTCGGGCTGGTGATCGTCGCGGCACTGGCCCGGATGCTGCCCCGCGCGACGGCCACGGCACCGCGGGCGCGGCTCGACGTGCCGGGCGCGGTACTGGTCACCGCCTCGTCCGTGGCACTGGTCTCCGCGTTGATCACGGTGGGCGACCAGGGCTGGCTGACCGCGACCACCGGATGGCTCGTGCTCGCGGCTGCCGCCGGCTACCTGCTGTTCGTGGTGTGGCAGCGCAGGACGCGCTCGCCGCTGATGAACGTGCGGCTGCTCGCCCGCCGTCCGGTGGCCACCGGCACGTTCCTCATCCTGGTGGCGACCGCGCTGACCATCGCCGTGTTCTTCCTCGGCACGTTCTACTTCCAGCACGAGCGGGGTTTCGGCGCGCTGCGGACCGGGTTGCTGTTCCTCCCGGTCGCGCTGGTGACGATGGCCGGGGCCGGCCTCACCGGCAGGCTCATCGGCCGGTGA
- the arsB gene encoding ACR3 family arsenite efflux transporter, whose translation MSTLDRFLPVWIGGAMVVGLLAGRWVPGLGGALDAVAVDGISLPIALGLLVMMYPVLAKVRYDRLGGVTRDRRLLWPSLVLNWLVGPALMFALAWLLLPGLPEYRTGLIIVGLARCIAMVVIWNDLACGDREAAAVLVALNSVFQVVMFGVLGWFYLSALPGWLGLDTAALSVSGWQVARSTLIFLGVPLAAGFLTRRLGERVKGRDWYESRFLPRVGPVALYGLLFTIVVLFALQGERITGRPLDVARIALPLLLYFGLMWAGSYALGKALGLTYERTTTLAFTAAGNNFELAIAVAVATFGTTSGQALAGVVGPLIEVPVLVALVHVSLALRRRFPAATEAAP comes from the coding sequence ATGTCCACGCTGGACCGGTTCCTGCCCGTGTGGATCGGCGGCGCCATGGTCGTGGGCCTGCTGGCGGGCCGGTGGGTCCCCGGCCTCGGCGGCGCGCTCGACGCGGTGGCGGTCGACGGGATCTCGCTGCCGATCGCGCTCGGCCTGCTCGTGATGATGTACCCGGTGCTGGCGAAGGTCCGCTACGACCGCCTCGGCGGCGTCACCCGCGACCGCAGGCTCCTGTGGCCGTCGCTGGTGCTGAACTGGCTGGTCGGCCCGGCGCTGATGTTCGCGCTGGCGTGGCTGCTGCTGCCCGGTCTGCCCGAGTACCGCACCGGTCTGATCATCGTCGGGCTGGCCCGCTGCATCGCGATGGTCGTCATCTGGAACGACCTCGCCTGCGGCGACCGGGAAGCCGCCGCGGTGCTGGTGGCGCTCAACTCCGTCTTCCAGGTCGTCATGTTCGGCGTGCTGGGCTGGTTCTACCTGTCGGCGCTGCCCGGCTGGCTCGGCCTGGACACCGCGGCGCTGTCGGTCTCGGGGTGGCAGGTCGCGCGGAGCACGCTGATCTTCCTCGGCGTCCCGCTCGCGGCCGGCTTCCTCACCCGCCGCCTCGGCGAACGCGTCAAGGGCCGCGACTGGTACGAGTCGCGTTTCCTGCCCCGCGTCGGGCCGGTCGCGTTGTACGGCCTGCTGTTCACCATCGTGGTGCTCTTCGCGCTGCAAGGTGAGCGGATCACCGGCCGCCCGCTCGACGTCGCCCGCATCGCCCTGCCACTGCTGCTCTACTTCGGCCTGATGTGGGCCGGGTCCTACGCCCTCGGGAAGGCACTCGGCCTGACCTACGAACGCACCACGACGCTCGCGTTCACCGCCGCGGGCAACAACTTCGAACTGGCGATCGCCGTCGCCGTCGCGACCTTCGGCACGACCAGCGGCCAGGCGCTGGCGGGAGTCGTCGGACCGCTCATCGAAGTGCCGGTGCTCGTCGCGCTCGTCCACGTCTCACTCGCCCTGCGCCGCCGCTTCCCTGCCGCCACGGAGGCCGCCCCATGA
- a CDS encoding NAD-dependent succinate-semialdehyde dehydrogenase, with translation MTDSATQLFIDDQWTDAADGRTIPVHNPATGEVIGTVAHAGIPDLERAVESVRRGFETWRNYTPAKRSRIMRKAAALMRERADEIARLMTLEQGKPLAESKGETLAAADIIEWFAEEGFRVYGRLVPHRSNLAVRQMVLKDPVGPVAAFTPWNFPINQVVRKVAAGLAAGCSLIVKAPEETPASPAELIRAFADAGLPAGVLALVYGDPAEISGHLIAHPAIRKITFTGSTAVGKQLAALAGEHMKRVSMELGGHAPVIVCEDADVELAVKAMGPAKFRNAGQVCISPTRFLVHDSVREDFARALADYAAGLKVGDGLVEGTNMGPLANTRRVTAMEALRDDAVERGATVLSGGKRLDETGNFWAPTILDDVPSEARIFNEEPFGPVAAIRGFQRLDDAIAEANRLSYGLAGYAFTRSLATADQLTRDVEVGMLWINTPAAPTAELPFGGVKDSGYGSEGGPEAMEAYLNTRSVAILNQ, from the coding sequence ATGACCGATTCCGCGACGCAGCTCTTCATCGACGACCAGTGGACCGACGCCGCCGACGGGCGGACGATCCCCGTGCACAACCCGGCGACCGGAGAGGTGATCGGCACCGTCGCCCACGCCGGCATCCCCGACCTGGAGCGCGCGGTCGAGTCGGTGCGGCGTGGCTTCGAGACCTGGCGGAACTACACCCCGGCGAAGCGCAGCAGGATCATGCGCAAGGCCGCGGCCCTGATGCGCGAGCGCGCGGACGAGATCGCCCGCCTGATGACGCTGGAGCAGGGCAAGCCGCTGGCCGAGTCCAAGGGCGAGACGCTGGCGGCGGCCGACATCATCGAGTGGTTCGCCGAGGAGGGGTTCCGCGTGTACGGCCGTCTCGTGCCGCACCGCTCCAACCTCGCCGTGCGGCAGATGGTCCTCAAGGACCCGGTGGGCCCGGTCGCGGCCTTCACGCCGTGGAACTTCCCGATCAACCAGGTCGTGCGCAAGGTCGCGGCCGGGCTGGCGGCGGGCTGTTCGCTGATCGTCAAGGCCCCCGAGGAGACCCCGGCGAGCCCGGCCGAGCTGATCCGCGCCTTCGCCGACGCCGGGCTGCCCGCCGGTGTCCTCGCCCTCGTCTACGGCGATCCGGCCGAGATCTCCGGTCACCTCATCGCGCACCCGGCGATCCGCAAGATCACCTTCACCGGTTCCACGGCCGTCGGCAAGCAGCTTGCCGCGCTGGCCGGGGAGCACATGAAGCGGGTGTCGATGGAACTGGGCGGCCACGCGCCGGTGATCGTGTGCGAGGACGCCGACGTCGAGCTCGCCGTCAAGGCGATGGGCCCGGCCAAGTTCCGCAACGCGGGGCAGGTCTGCATCTCGCCGACGCGGTTCCTCGTGCACGACAGCGTGCGCGAGGACTTCGCCCGCGCGCTGGCGGACTACGCGGCCGGCCTCAAGGTCGGTGACGGGCTCGTCGAGGGCACGAACATGGGGCCGCTGGCCAACACCCGCCGGGTCACCGCGATGGAGGCGTTGCGGGACGACGCCGTGGAACGTGGCGCGACCGTGCTGTCGGGCGGCAAGCGCCTCGACGAGACCGGCAACTTCTGGGCGCCCACGATCCTGGACGACGTGCCGTCCGAGGCCCGGATCTTCAACGAGGAACCCTTCGGCCCGGTCGCCGCGATCCGCGGTTTCCAGCGGCTGGACGACGCGATCGCCGAGGCGAACCGGCTCTCCTACGGTCTCGCCGGGTACGCCTTCACGCGGTCACTGGCCACCGCGGACCAGCTGACCCGCGACGTCGAGGTCGGCATGCTGTGGATCAACACCCCGGCCGCCCCGACGGCCGAGCTGCCCTTCGGCGGGGTGAAGGACTCCGGTTACGGTTCGGAAGGCGGCCCGGAGGCGATGGAGGCCTACCTCAACACGCGGTCGGTCGCGATCCTGAACCAGTGA
- a CDS encoding alpha/beta hydrolase, translating to MRKPVLAVLAAALVASPVPAVAATADTLSWGKCPEDVVATGLRCATLDVPLDYRDPEGPAIEVAISRLPSAHPEKRRGVLLTNTGGPGGPGLRFPADLRDLGLPQSVLDSYDVIGMDPRGVGHSTPVTCDLTPGQAFTDIPLYARDSAEVAATAGTAAVIARQCGSSATAPLLPHITTANTARDMDRVREALGEPEISYLGISYGTYLGAVYTTLFPGHSDRFLLDSSVGPGGFDITASRMLGRGVEDRFPDFAEFAVAHPEYELGRTPGEVRAKYFDLAARLDTTPSPEGVDGKLFRHLTFAQLYYDKNLPSIAAQWHALNTGAPLPAAGTAAAAAAPTDNAAASQLHVVCNDSDWPEDVRTYQRNVAVDRIRHPMFGAAAANVWPCAFWPSEPVEPPVEITGRGPSNVLMVQNLRDPATPLAGALALRHAFGDRARMVTADQGGHLAYLFQDDTCLNDAATTFLATGQRPRHDTAC from the coding sequence ATGCGGAAACCCGTCCTGGCCGTGCTCGCCGCCGCGCTGGTGGCGTCACCGGTACCGGCGGTGGCTGCCACCGCGGATACGCTGAGCTGGGGGAAGTGCCCGGAGGACGTCGTCGCGACCGGCCTGCGGTGCGCCACGCTGGACGTGCCGCTGGACTACCGCGACCCCGAGGGCCCGGCGATCGAGGTCGCGATCTCACGGCTGCCGAGCGCGCATCCGGAGAAGCGCCGCGGTGTGCTGCTGACCAACACCGGCGGGCCGGGCGGGCCGGGACTGCGCTTCCCCGCCGACCTGCGCGATCTGGGGCTGCCGCAGTCCGTGCTGGACAGCTACGACGTGATCGGGATGGACCCGCGCGGAGTCGGCCACAGCACCCCGGTCACCTGTGATCTGACGCCCGGACAAGCCTTCACCGACATCCCGCTCTACGCGCGTGACTCCGCCGAGGTCGCGGCGACGGCCGGGACCGCCGCCGTCATCGCCCGGCAGTGCGGCTCGTCGGCCACCGCGCCGCTCCTGCCGCACATCACCACGGCGAACACCGCGCGGGACATGGACCGGGTCCGGGAGGCGCTGGGCGAACCGGAGATCTCCTACCTCGGCATCTCCTACGGCACCTACCTCGGCGCGGTGTACACGACGTTGTTCCCGGGGCACAGCGACCGGTTCCTGCTGGACAGCTCGGTCGGCCCGGGCGGTTTCGACATCACGGCCTCACGGATGCTGGGCCGGGGCGTGGAGGACCGGTTCCCGGACTTCGCGGAGTTCGCCGTCGCGCACCCCGAATACGAGCTGGGCCGCACGCCCGGCGAGGTGCGGGCCAAGTACTTCGACCTCGCCGCGCGGCTGGACACGACCCCGAGCCCGGAGGGCGTCGACGGCAAGCTGTTCCGCCACCTCACCTTCGCCCAGCTGTACTACGACAAGAACCTGCCGTCGATCGCCGCGCAGTGGCACGCCCTCAACACCGGCGCCCCGCTGCCCGCCGCCGGAACCGCTGCCGCCGCCGCGGCGCCCACGGACAACGCCGCCGCGAGCCAGCTGCACGTGGTCTGCAACGACTCCGACTGGCCGGAGGACGTCCGGACCTACCAGCGCAACGTCGCCGTCGACCGGATCCGCCACCCGATGTTCGGCGCGGCCGCGGCCAACGTCTGGCCGTGCGCGTTCTGGCCGTCGGAACCGGTCGAACCGCCGGTGGAGATCACCGGGCGGGGACCGTCGAACGTGCTCATGGTGCAGAACCTCCGCGATCCGGCGACCCCGCTGGCCGGCGCGCTCGCGCTGCGACACGCGTTCGGCGACCGGGCCAGGATGGTGACCGCGGACCAGGGCGGGCACCTGGCGTACCTGTTCCAGGACGACACCTGCCTCAACGACGCCGCGACGACCTTCCTGGCCACGGGGCAACGCCCGCGGCACGACACCGCCTGCTGA
- a CDS encoding TetR/AcrR family transcriptional regulator produces the protein MSTSARPRRRADAERSISRIVSAAREVLGRDPDASIDDIVRAAGVGRMTLYGHFPNRAALVDAALADALTAGEEVLSAVDLGGDARAALARLIAPSWSLVAESAKLLQAAEGLLPAARIRELHGDAATRVEDLVRRGQRQGVFRTDLPLSWLVNVVHYVLNGAAEEHRAGRLSADDAPGVVIATVRSFLAPPADAAGENGER, from the coding sequence GTGAGCACCTCCGCACGGCCCCGCAGACGCGCCGACGCCGAACGCAGCATCTCCCGCATAGTGTCCGCCGCCCGCGAGGTGCTCGGCCGCGATCCGGACGCGAGCATCGACGACATCGTGCGGGCCGCCGGCGTCGGGCGGATGACCTTGTACGGGCACTTCCCCAACCGCGCGGCACTGGTCGACGCCGCGCTGGCCGACGCGCTCACCGCGGGCGAAGAGGTCCTGTCGGCGGTTGACCTCGGCGGCGACGCGCGGGCAGCGCTGGCCCGGCTCATCGCGCCCAGCTGGTCACTCGTGGCGGAGTCGGCGAAGCTGCTGCAGGCCGCCGAGGGGCTTCTGCCCGCCGCCCGCATCCGCGAACTGCACGGCGACGCCGCCACCCGGGTCGAGGACCTGGTGCGGCGGGGGCAGCGGCAGGGAGTGTTCCGGACCGACCTGCCGCTGAGCTGGCTGGTCAACGTCGTCCACTATGTGCTCAATGGCGCCGCCGAGGAACACCGCGCGGGACGGCTGAGCGCGGACGACGCGCCAGGGGTGGTGATCGCGACGGTGCGGTCGTTTTTGGCACCCCCTGCCGACGCCGCCGGGGAGAACGGTGAACGCTAG